The proteins below come from a single Brassica napus cultivar Da-Ae unplaced genomic scaffold, Da-Ae ScsIHWf_834;HRSCAF=1189, whole genome shotgun sequence genomic window:
- the LOC125606299 gene encoding probable methyltransferase At1g29790, with translation MVKANVLSKIRGFSGVNRPIYVLAGLAFLISVATLAKFNYITPLRFSGRFCNNHGSFDGDNYILGSQMRKTIESAIFKIHQEMDDLKALEANSSAPPSDSSASGSMFRHVAFLADVLSLIQSVHMELPSLEEVDHPLKQRNGDPGEHFMREEIKKYIKIKPNRLGKQNFMGANGTFTSIGHACFAMKKDLEEYMDYDVGEICNDDWRLAQKLMVHGCDPLPRRRCFSRAPQLYYKPFPINESLWKLPDNRNVRWGQYKCKNFTCLASNTTARKGFFKCTDCFNLTHHELPRWVNRGELDPETNQTADFSIQEVLEIKPGEIRIGLDFSVGTGTFAARMRESNVTIVTATINLGAPFNEMISLRGLVPLYLTVNQRLPFFDSTLDMIHTTRFLDGWIDLILLDFVLFDWDRVLRPGGLLWIDSFFCLKEDLGDYMEAFKALRYRRHKWVVVPKRDKDDKEVFFSAVLEKPPRPFR, from the coding sequence ATGGTGAAGGCGAATGTATTATCGAAAATTAGAGGTTTCAGTGGCGTCAACAGACCAATCTATGTCTTGGCTGGTTTGGCATTTCTCATCTCAGTAGCTACTCTGGCTAAGTTCAACTACATCACACCGCTAAGGTTCTCTGGTCGGTTCTGTAATAATCATGGAAGCTTTGACGGCGATAACTATATCCTCGGAAGCCAAATGAGAAAGACGATAGAATCCGCCATCTTCAAAATCCACCAAGAAATGGATGATCTCAAGGCCTTAGAAGCTAATTCTTCTGCTCCACCATCTGATTCATCAGCTTCAGGATCCATGTTTAGGCATGTAGCTTTCCTTGCTGATGTTCTTTCACTGATTCAGTCAGTTCATATGGAGTTGCCTTCCTTGGAAGAAGTGGATCATCCGTTGAAGCAGAGGAACGGTGACCCCGGCGAGCATTTCATGAGGGAAGAGATCAAGAAATACATAAAGATCAAACCTAACCGGCTTGGAAAGCAGAACTTCATGGGAGCTAATGGAACGTTCACTTCGATAGGGCACGCTTGCTTCGCCATGAAGAAAGATCTAGAAGAGTATATGGACTATGACGTGGGGGAGATCTGCAACGACGACTGGAGACTAGCTCAGAAGCTTATGGTTCACGGTTGCGATCCGTTGCCTAGAAGACGGTGTTTCTCCCGTGCACCGCAGCTATATTACAAACCGTTTCCGATCAACGAGTCTTTGTGGAAGCTTCCGGATAACCGGAACGTCAGATGGGGACAGTATAAATGCAAGAACTTTACTTGTCTTGCAAGCAACACGACAGCAAGAAAAGGGTTCTTCAAATGCACTGATTGCTTCAACCTCACGCATCACGAGTTGCCGAGATGGGTTAACCGAGGAGAACTCGATCCAGAGACAAACCAAACTGCTGATTTCTCGATACAAGAAGTACTTGAAATCAAACCGGGAGAGATTAGGATCGGTTTGGACTTCAGCGTTGGCACGGGGACTTTCGCAGCGAGGATGAGAGAAAGTAACGTCACCATTGTAACAGCAACAATCAACCTAGGAGCTCCATTCAACGAGATGATCTCTCTGCGTGGTTTAGTCCCATTGTACTTAACCGTGAACCAACGGTTACCTTTCTTCGACAGCACGCTTGATATGATTCACACGACGAGGTTTCTTGATGGATGGATCGATCTGATACTTCTGGACTTCGTGCTGTTTGATTGGGACAGGGTTTTAAGACCAGGTGGGTTGTTGTGGATAGATAGTTTCTTTTGTCTGAAAGAGGATTTGGGTGATTACATGGAGGCGTTTAAAGCTTTGAGGTATAGGAGACATAAGTGGGTTGTGGTGCCTAAGAGAGATAAAGATGATAAAGAAGTTTTCTTCTCTGCTGTGTTAGAGAAACCTCCAAGACCCTTTAGATGA